From Megalops cyprinoides isolate fMegCyp1 chromosome 18, fMegCyp1.pri, whole genome shotgun sequence, one genomic window encodes:
- the lbx2 gene encoding transcription factor LBX2 isoform X2 codes for MTSSKCNAKCSAAGEERRRGPLDQLPPPANSNKPLTPFSIEDILNKPSIKKSVATLCPPRVLDKVSSSNAARNGITTPSSPLCALEELASKTFKGLEVSVIQAAEGREHLNTFGQRQASKKRRKSRTAFTNHQIYELEKRFLYQKYLSPADRDQIAQQLGLTNAQVITWFQNRRAKLKRDLEEMKADVESLKKIPPQTLQKLVNMDDIDDPQGSSGAISPSISPSSQGHGVFPQSPASSRDQTTDEFSEEDEEIEVDD; via the exons ATGACGTCTTCCAAATGTAATGCGAAATGCTCTGCCGC CGGCGAGGAACGACGACGGGGTCCCCTGGATCAGCTTCCACCGCCGGCCAATTCCAACAAGCCGCTCACCCCGTTTAGCATTGAGGATATTTTAAACAAGCCCTCCATAAAGAAGTCCGTAGCCACCCTCTGTCCGCCGAGGGTTCTGGACAAAGTTTCCAGCTCAAATGCAGCGAGGAACGGTATTACCACTCCGTCTTCCCCTCTCTGCGCTCTAGAGGAACTCGCCAGCAAAACTTTTAAGGGTCTGGAAGTCAGCGTAATCCAAGCAGCCGAAG gtCGCGAGCATCTGAACACGTTTGGTCAGCGGCAGGCCTCTAAAAAGAGGAGGAAGTCCCGCACCGCTTTCACGAACCATCAAATATATGAACTCGAGAAACGCTTTTTGTACCAGAAATACTTGTCGCCGGCAGACAGAGATCAGATAGCGCAACAGCTGGGCCTCACGAACGCCCAGGTTATCACCTGGTTCCAGAACAGACGAGCCAAACTCAAGAGAGACTTGGAGGAGATGAAAGCGGACGTCGAGTCGTTGAAGAAAATCCCCCCGCAGACGCTTCAGAAGCTGGTAAACATGGATGACATTGACGACCCCCAGGGAAGTTCGGGGGCTATATCTCCCAGCATTTCTCCTTCCTCGCAAGGGCACGGAGTCTTCCCCCAGTCGCCCGCCTCATCTAGAGACCAAACCACGGACGAGTTCTCAGAGGAAGACGAAGAAATTGAGGTGGACGATTGA
- the lbx2 gene encoding transcription factor LBX2 isoform X1: MTSSTDMKAGSVLQSSGEERRRGPLDQLPPPANSNKPLTPFSIEDILNKPSIKKSVATLCPPRVLDKVSSSNAARNGITTPSSPLCALEELASKTFKGLEVSVIQAAEGREHLNTFGQRQASKKRRKSRTAFTNHQIYELEKRFLYQKYLSPADRDQIAQQLGLTNAQVITWFQNRRAKLKRDLEEMKADVESLKKIPPQTLQKLVNMDDIDDPQGSSGAISPSISPSSQGHGVFPQSPASSRDQTTDEFSEEDEEIEVDD; this comes from the exons ATGACCTCCAGTACAGACATGAAGGCAGGCTCTGTGTTGCAGTCCAGCGGCGAGGAACGACGACGGGGTCCCCTGGATCAGCTTCCACCGCCGGCCAATTCCAACAAGCCGCTCACCCCGTTTAGCATTGAGGATATTTTAAACAAGCCCTCCATAAAGAAGTCCGTAGCCACCCTCTGTCCGCCGAGGGTTCTGGACAAAGTTTCCAGCTCAAATGCAGCGAGGAACGGTATTACCACTCCGTCTTCCCCTCTCTGCGCTCTAGAGGAACTCGCCAGCAAAACTTTTAAGGGTCTGGAAGTCAGCGTAATCCAAGCAGCCGAAG gtCGCGAGCATCTGAACACGTTTGGTCAGCGGCAGGCCTCTAAAAAGAGGAGGAAGTCCCGCACCGCTTTCACGAACCATCAAATATATGAACTCGAGAAACGCTTTTTGTACCAGAAATACTTGTCGCCGGCAGACAGAGATCAGATAGCGCAACAGCTGGGCCTCACGAACGCCCAGGTTATCACCTGGTTCCAGAACAGACGAGCCAAACTCAAGAGAGACTTGGAGGAGATGAAAGCGGACGTCGAGTCGTTGAAGAAAATCCCCCCGCAGACGCTTCAGAAGCTGGTAAACATGGATGACATTGACGACCCCCAGGGAAGTTCGGGGGCTATATCTCCCAGCATTTCTCCTTCCTCGCAAGGGCACGGAGTCTTCCCCCAGTCGCCCGCCTCATCTAGAGACCAAACCACGGACGAGTTCTCAGAGGAAGACGAAGAAATTGAGGTGGACGATTGA